A single Stigmatopora argus isolate UIUO_Sarg chromosome 7, RoL_Sarg_1.0, whole genome shotgun sequence DNA region contains:
- the LOC144077345 gene encoding metal transporter CNNM1-like isoform X2 — protein sequence MQARLPLLLVLLFPGSGLALLGFRPEETGPQLSVQDGVLKATEGTRFTLRVYYSTPPLYRFNRTRATSAAPWIAFIEEPGPEARPRHGPDPRNLCADKSARTSDIEVLGSFKSASSRNSVLVELLAKQLRRGDTIKFYSVCAFDGSKWEHYRTRDFWLAVAERADEAPELWLQVLVSVLLLALSALFSGLNLSLLALDPVELQVLQNSGTDKEQRYARKIESVRRHGNYVLCTLLLGTALINSSLAVWTCRILGMTWLSTATCALGIFFVGEILPHSAASRHGLAIAARSIWLTRLLMVLSFPVSYPLSKLLDLILHQEISNFYTREKLLEMLRVTDPYHDLLKEELNIIQGALELRSKTVEDVLTPLGDCFMLAADALLDFNTMTEVLQSGYTRIPVYRNTRADIVDVLFVKDLAFVDPDDCTPLQTVTQFYMRPLHCVFSDTTLDAMLEEFKKGKSHLAIVQRVNNEGEGDPFYEVMGIVTLEDVIEEIIKSEILDETDLYTDNRSKRRVSHHERRRQDFSIFKVAEHETEVKVSPQLLLATHRFLSTEVDPFKPSYISEKILLRLIKHPSVVQDLPFDDKNKHAPKHLLFQRNKPADYFILILQGRVQVEFGKECLKFENGAFSYFGVPAILPSDLRSPSRSESEGWSPGQLNGGSNIYVPDYSVRQITPLQILKITRSHYHNALGASMMDTSPQTPDAQKTEPPLPENGGPAKLPVVATLMPPCREMGRYPPAGGEQRYRVPQSTSVLNRRNRIVRSKSDGQRSPSDSVFLRMDEIPYSREDWPSYTGHKKRRKSLEEQRRKEPENGSLQNDHKTEEQEGPS from the exons ATGCAGGCGAGACTCCCCCTCCTCCTGGTGCTCCTCTTCCCCGGCTCGGGACTCGCTCTGCTCGGCTTCCGCCCGGAGGAGACCGGCCCACAGCTGTCCGTCCAGGACGGGGTGCTGAAAGCCACCGAAGGGACGCGCTTTACTCTGCGGGTGTACTACTCCACCCCTCCGCTGTACAGGTTCAACCGCACGCGGGCCACCAGCGCGGCGCCCTGGATCGCTTTCATCGAGGAGCCCGGCCCCGAGGCGCGTCCCCGCCACGGGCCGGACCCCCGCAACTTGTGCGCGGACAAAAGCGCGCGCACGTCCGACATCGAGGTGCTGGGCTCCTTCAAATCGGCCTCCAGTCGGAATTCGGTTCTGGTGGAGTTGCTAGCCAAGCAGCTGCGAAGAGGGGACACCATCAAATTCTACTCG GTGTGCGCCTTTGACGGGTCCAAATGGGAACACTACCGGACTCGAGACTTCTGGCTGGCGGTGGCCGAGCGTGCCGATGAAGCTCCCGAGCTGTGGCTGCAGGTTCTGGTGTCGGTGCTGCTGCTGGCCTTGTCAGCGCTCTTCAGCGGGCTCAACCTGAGCCTGTTGGCGTTGGACCCGGTAGAACTGCAGGTTCTTCAGAACAGCGGCACTGACAAGGAGCAGCGCTATGCCCGAAAGATCGAGTCGGTGCGCCGGCACG GTAACTACGTATTGTGCACTCTGCTGTTGGGTACGGCGCTGATCAACTCCTCGCTGGCCGTGTGGACGTGTCGCATCCTGGGCATGACGTGGCTGTCAACCGCCACCTGCGCACTGGGGATTTTCTTCGTAGGCGAGATTCTGCCCCACTCGGCAGCATCCCGCCACGGCCTGGCCATAGCGGCGCGCAGCATCTGGCTGACGCGCCTGCTCATGGTGCTCTCCTTCCCCGTGTCGTACCCACTCAGCAAGCTCCTTGATCTTATCCTGCACCAGGAGATCTCCAACTTCTACACCCGAGAGAAGCTGCTGGAGATGCTGCGTGTCACCGACCCGTACCATGACCTGCTCAAG GAGGAGCTGAACATCATTCAGGGGGCGCTGGAGCTGAGGAGCAAGACAGTAGAGGACGTTCTGACACCGTTAGGCGACTGCTTCATGTTGGCGGCCGACGCCCTTCTGGATTTTAACACCATGACAGAAGTCCTCCAGAGCGGCTACACGCGTATCCCCGTGTACCGGAACACCCGTGCTGACATCGTCGACGTGCTGTTTGTCAAGGACCTGGCCTTCGTCGACCCGGATGACTGCACGCCCCTGCAGACTGTGACCCAGTTTTACATGCGGCCACTGCACTGCGTGTTCAGTGACACCACGCTGGACGCCATGCTGGAGGAGTTCAAGAAAG GTAAATCTCACCTGGCCATAGTACAGCGCGTGAACAACGAGGGCGAAGGAGACCCTTTCTACGAAGTCATGGGCATCGTCACACTGGAGGACGTCATCGAGGAAATCATCAAGTCGGAGATCCTGGACGAGACCGACCTCTACA CTGACAACCGCAGCAAGCGCCGCGTGTCTCACCACGAGAGGAGGCGGCAGGACTTCTCCATTTTCAAAGTGGCCGAGCACGAGACCGAGGTCAAAGTTTCACCGCAGCTCCTCCTGGCCACGCACCGCTTCCTGTCCACGG AGGTGGATCCTTTCAAGCCATCGTACATCTCGGAGAAGATCCTGCTGAGGCTCATCAAGCATCCCAGCGTTGTTCAGGATCTCCCGTTTGACGACAAGAACAAGCATGCTCCAAAGCACCTTCTGTTCCAAAGAAACAAGCCAGCAGACTACTTCATCCTAATACTGCAG GGTCGAGTACAGGTGGAGTTTGGAAAAGAGTGTCTCAAGTTTGAAAATGGAGCTTTCTCCTATTTTGGGGTCCCTGCCATTTTGCCATcag ACCTCCGGTCGCCGTCTCGCTCCGAGTCAGAGGGTTGGTCCCCGGGCCAGCTCAACGGGGGGTCCAACATCTACGTGCCCGACTACTCGGTACGTCAGATCACCCCTTTGCAGATCCTCAAG ATCACCAGAAGCCATTACCACAACGCGCTGGGCGCCTCCATGATGGACACCTCGCCACAGACGCCCGACGCCCAGAAAACGGAGCCTCCGCTGCCCGAGAACGGCGGTCCTGCCAAACTCCCCGTGGTGGCCACGCTGATGCCGCCGTGTCGGGAAATGGGTCGATACCCTCCCGCCGGGGGGGAACAGCGCTATCGCGTACCCCAAAGCACCTCCGTGCTCAATCGTCGGAACCGCATCGTCA GAAGTAAGTCCGACGGCCAAAGGAGTCCAAGCGATTCGGTCTTCTTGCGAATGGACGAGATCCCGTACTCCCGAGAGGACTGGCCATCTTACACCG GTCACAAGAAAAGACGAAAGTCACTAGAAGAGCAGAGAAGAAAAGAGCCGGAAAACGGCTCCTTACAAAATGACCATAAGACCGAAGAGCAAGAAGGCCCCTCATAA
- the LOC144077345 gene encoding metal transporter CNNM1-like isoform X1: protein MQARLPLLLVLLFPGSGLALLGFRPEETGPQLSVQDGVLKATEGTRFTLRVYYSTPPLYRFNRTRATSAAPWIAFIEEPGPEARPRHGPDPRNLCADKSARTSDIEVLGSFKSASSRNSVLVELLAKQLRRGDTIKFYSVCAFDGSKWEHYRTRDFWLAVAERADEAPELWLQVLVSVLLLALSALFSGLNLSLLALDPVELQVLQNSGTDKEQRYARKIESVRRHGNYVLCTLLLGTALINSSLAVWTCRILGMTWLSTATCALGIFFVGEILPHSAASRHGLAIAARSIWLTRLLMVLSFPVSYPLSKLLDLILHQEISNFYTREKLLEMLRVTDPYHDLLKEELNIIQGALELRSKTVEDVLTPLGDCFMLAADALLDFNTMTEVLQSGYTRIPVYRNTRADIVDVLFVKDLAFVDPDDCTPLQTVTQFYMRPLHCVFSDTTLDAMLEEFKKGKSHLAIVQRVNNEGEGDPFYEVMGIVTLEDVIEEIIKSEILDETDLYTDNRSKRRVSHHERRRQDFSIFKVAEHETEVKVSPQLLLATHRFLSTEVDPFKPSYISEKILLRLIKHPSVVQDLPFDDKNKHAPKHLLFQRNKPADYFILILQGRVQVEFGKECLKFENGAFSYFGVPAILPSDLRSPSRSESEGWSPGQLNGGSNIYVPDYSVRQITPLQILKITRSHYHNALGASMMDTSPQTPDAQKTEPPLPENGGPAKLPVVATLMPPCREMGRYPPAGGEQRYRVPQSTSVLNRRNRIVRSKSDGQRSPSDSVFLRMDEIPYSREDWPSYTVGHKKRRKSLEEQRRKEPENGSLQNDHKTEEQEGPS from the exons ATGCAGGCGAGACTCCCCCTCCTCCTGGTGCTCCTCTTCCCCGGCTCGGGACTCGCTCTGCTCGGCTTCCGCCCGGAGGAGACCGGCCCACAGCTGTCCGTCCAGGACGGGGTGCTGAAAGCCACCGAAGGGACGCGCTTTACTCTGCGGGTGTACTACTCCACCCCTCCGCTGTACAGGTTCAACCGCACGCGGGCCACCAGCGCGGCGCCCTGGATCGCTTTCATCGAGGAGCCCGGCCCCGAGGCGCGTCCCCGCCACGGGCCGGACCCCCGCAACTTGTGCGCGGACAAAAGCGCGCGCACGTCCGACATCGAGGTGCTGGGCTCCTTCAAATCGGCCTCCAGTCGGAATTCGGTTCTGGTGGAGTTGCTAGCCAAGCAGCTGCGAAGAGGGGACACCATCAAATTCTACTCG GTGTGCGCCTTTGACGGGTCCAAATGGGAACACTACCGGACTCGAGACTTCTGGCTGGCGGTGGCCGAGCGTGCCGATGAAGCTCCCGAGCTGTGGCTGCAGGTTCTGGTGTCGGTGCTGCTGCTGGCCTTGTCAGCGCTCTTCAGCGGGCTCAACCTGAGCCTGTTGGCGTTGGACCCGGTAGAACTGCAGGTTCTTCAGAACAGCGGCACTGACAAGGAGCAGCGCTATGCCCGAAAGATCGAGTCGGTGCGCCGGCACG GTAACTACGTATTGTGCACTCTGCTGTTGGGTACGGCGCTGATCAACTCCTCGCTGGCCGTGTGGACGTGTCGCATCCTGGGCATGACGTGGCTGTCAACCGCCACCTGCGCACTGGGGATTTTCTTCGTAGGCGAGATTCTGCCCCACTCGGCAGCATCCCGCCACGGCCTGGCCATAGCGGCGCGCAGCATCTGGCTGACGCGCCTGCTCATGGTGCTCTCCTTCCCCGTGTCGTACCCACTCAGCAAGCTCCTTGATCTTATCCTGCACCAGGAGATCTCCAACTTCTACACCCGAGAGAAGCTGCTGGAGATGCTGCGTGTCACCGACCCGTACCATGACCTGCTCAAG GAGGAGCTGAACATCATTCAGGGGGCGCTGGAGCTGAGGAGCAAGACAGTAGAGGACGTTCTGACACCGTTAGGCGACTGCTTCATGTTGGCGGCCGACGCCCTTCTGGATTTTAACACCATGACAGAAGTCCTCCAGAGCGGCTACACGCGTATCCCCGTGTACCGGAACACCCGTGCTGACATCGTCGACGTGCTGTTTGTCAAGGACCTGGCCTTCGTCGACCCGGATGACTGCACGCCCCTGCAGACTGTGACCCAGTTTTACATGCGGCCACTGCACTGCGTGTTCAGTGACACCACGCTGGACGCCATGCTGGAGGAGTTCAAGAAAG GTAAATCTCACCTGGCCATAGTACAGCGCGTGAACAACGAGGGCGAAGGAGACCCTTTCTACGAAGTCATGGGCATCGTCACACTGGAGGACGTCATCGAGGAAATCATCAAGTCGGAGATCCTGGACGAGACCGACCTCTACA CTGACAACCGCAGCAAGCGCCGCGTGTCTCACCACGAGAGGAGGCGGCAGGACTTCTCCATTTTCAAAGTGGCCGAGCACGAGACCGAGGTCAAAGTTTCACCGCAGCTCCTCCTGGCCACGCACCGCTTCCTGTCCACGG AGGTGGATCCTTTCAAGCCATCGTACATCTCGGAGAAGATCCTGCTGAGGCTCATCAAGCATCCCAGCGTTGTTCAGGATCTCCCGTTTGACGACAAGAACAAGCATGCTCCAAAGCACCTTCTGTTCCAAAGAAACAAGCCAGCAGACTACTTCATCCTAATACTGCAG GGTCGAGTACAGGTGGAGTTTGGAAAAGAGTGTCTCAAGTTTGAAAATGGAGCTTTCTCCTATTTTGGGGTCCCTGCCATTTTGCCATcag ACCTCCGGTCGCCGTCTCGCTCCGAGTCAGAGGGTTGGTCCCCGGGCCAGCTCAACGGGGGGTCCAACATCTACGTGCCCGACTACTCGGTACGTCAGATCACCCCTTTGCAGATCCTCAAG ATCACCAGAAGCCATTACCACAACGCGCTGGGCGCCTCCATGATGGACACCTCGCCACAGACGCCCGACGCCCAGAAAACGGAGCCTCCGCTGCCCGAGAACGGCGGTCCTGCCAAACTCCCCGTGGTGGCCACGCTGATGCCGCCGTGTCGGGAAATGGGTCGATACCCTCCCGCCGGGGGGGAACAGCGCTATCGCGTACCCCAAAGCACCTCCGTGCTCAATCGTCGGAACCGCATCGTCA GAAGTAAGTCCGACGGCCAAAGGAGTCCAAGCGATTCGGTCTTCTTGCGAATGGACGAGATCCCGTACTCCCGAGAGGACTGGCCATCTTACACCG tAGGTCACAAGAAAAGACGAAAGTCACTAGAAGAGCAGAGAAGAAAAGAGCCGGAAAACGGCTCCTTACAAAATGACCATAAGACCGAAGAGCAAGAAGGCCCCTCATAA
- the LOC144077352 gene encoding aspartate aminotransferase, cytoplasmic-like: MSVFGDVPQAPPVAVFKLSADFREDGDPNKVNLGVGAYRTDDCQPWVLPVVKKVERLIVDDNTLNHEYLPILGLPEFRSAASKVALGDDSPAIKEGRVGGVQALGGTGALRIGAEFLRRWYNGVNNTATPVYVSSPTWENHNAVFADAGFKDVRPYHYWDAAKRGLDITGLVDDLEKAPEGSIFVLHACAHNPTGTDPNQDEWKQIAEIMKRRNLFVFFDSAYQGFASGSLEKDAWAIRYFVSQGFELFVAQSFSKNFGLYNERVGNLTVVARDGDNLARILSQMEKIVRTTWSNPPSQGARIVSKTLNCPKLFAEWQSNVKTMADRVLLMRDQLQSKLQALGTPGTWTHITQQIGMFSFTGLNPKQVAFMIKEKHVYLMASGRINMCGLTSKNLDYVAQSIHDAVTQVQ, from the exons ATGTCCGTGTTCGGCGACGTTCCGCAGGCGCCACCGGTGGCTGTCTTCAAGTTGAGCGCGGACTTTCGTGAAGACGGCGATCCAAACAAGGTGAACCTTGGAGTCGGAG CCTATCGCACAGATGACTGTCAGCCGTGGGTTCTACCGGTGGTGAAGAAGGTTGAGCGTCTAATTGTGGACGACAACACCTTAAACCACGAGTACTTGCCCATCCTCGGACTGCCGGAGTTCCGGTCGGCCGCCTCCAAGGTCGCCCTGGGAGATGACAGCCCCGCCATCAAGGAAGGCAGG GTGGGTGGGGTCCAAGCTTTAGGCGGCACCGGCGCCCTCAGGATCGGCGCCGAGTTCCTTCGGCGTTGGTACAATGGTGTCAACAACACAGCTACGCCTGTTTATGTGTCTTCTCCTACATGGG AGAACCACAATGCTGTATTTGCCGACGCTGGGTTCAAGGACGTCCGTCCATACCACTACTGGGACGCCGCCAAGAGAGGTCTGGACATCACTGGCCTGGTGGATGACCTTGAG AAAGCACCGGAAGGTTCCATCTTTGTGCTTCACGCGTGTGCTCACAACCCCACAGGCACCGATCCCAACCAGGATGAATGGAAACAGATAGCTGAGATCATGAAG AGGAGGAATCTGTTCGTATTCTTTGACTCGGCCTACCAAGGTTTCGCTTCGGGCTCTTTGGAGAAAGACGCATGGGCCATTCGCTACTTTGTGTCCCAGGGCTTTGAACTCTTCGTGGCTCAGTCCTTCTCCAAGAACTTTGGCCTCTACA ACGAGAGAGTGGGCAACCTGACGGTGGTGGCGCGAGATGGAGACAACCTGGCGCGCATTTTGTCTCAGATGGAGAAGATTGTGAGGACCACTTGGTCCAATCCGCCTTCACAAGGGGCTCGCATTGTCAGCAAGACTCTCAATTGCCCCAAACTCTTTGCAGAATG GCAATCTAATGTAAAGACGATGGCTGACCGAGTGCTCCTCATGCGGGACCAGCTTCAGTCCAAACTGCAAGCCCTCGGGACCCCCGGAACTTGGACTCACATCACCCAGCAAATCGGGATGTTCAGTTTTACTGGACTCAACC CCAAACAGGTGGCGTTCATGATCAAAGAAAAGCACGTGTACCTGATGGCGAGCGGTCGCATCAACATGTGTGGCCTCACCTCCAAGAACCTAGACTACGTGGCGCAGTCCATCCACGACGCCGTCACTCAAGTCCAGTGA